ttgcttcttcatactTGCTCTGGAAGCTAGGGAGGTTATATTGATCCCTTTTGATCACAGAACCTACACCGTTGCTTCTTCCCTTCCCTTCACCATCCAACAAACAAGACTCGCATTCTCCATCTTCTTGCACATTTTCACTCATGCTACTAccattttctttgtttctcgCTTTCAACTTCTCAGTTTCATCCCGGTCTGAGGCTCCATACTTCTTCTTCAACGGTCCACCTCTTTCTTGATTATGCGGAGGGAGTGGAGCATAGCTGCTCTGCAATTCATATGACATGAACCaaacaacaaagaaaatatCAGTCAAGATCTTCTCAATATAAGTGatatagagaagaagaagaattactTTTTGCGGTGTTTTAGGCCGACCTCCCATGCCATGGCCAGTGAAAGAAGTCTTGCTCTTTGAGTAATAATTGCTATAGTTATGACTTGACGAAGAAGATATGTTCTGTTTCATAGATTGGTTGTTTGAAGCAACACCATAGACATAATTGTCTCCAACAGGGTCCCATAGATAGGTAGGAGATGAAACATTTCCATAACCATATTGGTTCTGGTAATATCCTTGAGCTGCATACATAGGTGAGTTGAGTGCCTGACTCGATACACCAGCCGGGCTTATAGGCATGTAAGTGGGACTAACATCATAAGATTGAAACCCTGGCATCATGTATATCAAAGATCCATTTTCCCCTTGCATAACCTTTAAATCAAGATCAAGAAaatgatcaattaaaataagCTTAATTTATTGAGTAATTAGTTCTTTATTAACAAGGAAGATTTGATTTACCGGGTACTGAACATCTGTGCCATAACCATAGTATCCATTATCCTTTGCTTCTCCAAGTGAACCATCAACACTTGGATAGTAGAATCCATAGTAGCCACCATACGGACAAGGCAGGCCTTGATATGTCTCAAGAGTTTCATAATACGGCTCTGACTGGTTCTTCTAATAACCCCAACAAACCAAAACACAAGAATACAAAACatatattgttaaaaatattaaaaaaaaaaacaatttctcaGAGATTAtacaaaagaagataaaaacGTTTTACCATGGACGTGGAGGAGGCAGCGACCTTAGCAAGAGGATCAACTTTAAGGTTCTTCACCATATCTTCAGTGGCTGAAACATATAAACAAACGTTCTCTATGAGATCAGATTCAGAAACCTTATAAGCATAGATTATACACAAAGATTAGTAATCCTTAATTTCTTATCGGTGTTAGAAGACAGGTTTGAAACGTTGTCTGAATATTTAGTCGTACcgacaaaacttttttttttcttttggaagaTAAGACTATTTagtttcaaaacagagaaaacatcAGAGCACTAAACCCATACTACACGCATAAAGACTAATCAGAACAACATGGACTACACAACGTGTGTTTGCGTGGGAAAGAAAGACAGTACGTTCACGAGGAGGTTTGGGGACATGAGAAGTCATCGACAAAGAAGTTGGTATAAGAAACTAGATGATGAGATTCAAGAAAACTGGTCAAAGAAAAAAGAAggtaagataaaataaaaacttttcaaaacaaTACAAAACACAAAATGAATAAGGAACCAAGACAGGATTATCTGTATTACAGAGGTTTatttattaactaataaaagaaaatcatgaagCAGACATCATCAAGAGATTGTCAACTTTACCTGAAACCAAAGTACAGATACGGAACAGAGCAAAAACAGAGAGATGATGAGATATAGAGAGAGGAGAAGAACGGTAATAGCTGGTGAAGAAGAAATAATGAACagagtttttttgtttctatttgtccccttctttaattattttagttggaaaatatacaaaatatagaaaataatcaaatatacaaaataagaacttttttataaaaaagataGAGGTTGAGGAGATGTACAGATGGAGGGTCAGCAATAGTCCACGTCATGGATTCTCGTAAGATGGATGAATGGTAACCGTTGGATTAGGCTACATCTTTTCTTGCTAACTTTTCCATCTGGAATCTATTCTTATACAACTTTCTTCTAAGTGCTTCTAAAGgttatataaaaaaaggaaTCTTAATTTGGCATTAGTCAGCTAACACAattaattctattttttccaTAGGAATATATATTATGTCGAAAAATATGAAAGCTAGGACCAGTTCTCTTGGTTGggcaaacaaagaaaaaaacatagaatatggtttcaaacaaaaagaatataATATTAGATAGTTGAAAACAATGTATCCTTCAATCCTAGCAATACCACAAATaaggttgttcaaaaaaaaaaaaaaaaaaaaaaaaagaagcaatacCACAAATAAGAAAAACCCAAATGCTTTCCTTTTccattaaaatgacatatttATATTGATGAATTTTAGCattgttttagtaatttttttctaaaccatgtatataatttaattttttttttatgtacatAGATATGTTTTTTGGATGACAAGCCATGAACACAAATATGTTTTTAGCATACGGTCCAGGTGTTGTTGTTTGGATTTTTCCttcaaaaatgttatttaagAGCGTAGATTGAGATCTCTTGCCCTCGATGTGGTTCCATTATTGCAAATCTgagatttctttttaaatttgtatcatTAGGTGTCAACTGGCCCATTCGTATATATATCTAATTGTATTCACTCaatgttttatttatacttTTCCCATCAAATACCAGATCCGATTCataattatgatttaaaatagGTGGCTAACACATCTATTATAAGTTCAACTATCTTACAATTGCAAGAATGAACACTTAAATACGTTTTAGCTTCTCTTTATAAGATTGCGACTAATAATTAAACTCCTGCCTCACCTTACATGCCCTTTTAGCAAGATAAAATGTGTGTTTCTCACTCTCTCCATTAGTATTATATCCCAAGTAGATATTGCTTCGGGATCAAGTATATTTGTCAACATCGCACAAGAAGAAAATCATATGAAACTACTTAATATACAATAAATCCAAATTTTTATGGAGCAGAAGAGaattacaaggttccacgtttTGCCTTTGTCATGGCCTAAACGTGTCTGCTTCACATCTATATgttctttttgaaactatgtTTAGTTTTCTTTGCGTCTTTGAATTATTTGTATGTATTGATTTTATGTTGTTATATGTGATTACGTACGTATAACAGATTTATAAGATTGCATAAAAGAAAGAGCTCATTTTGTAGTCTACAAGTATTAAACCACTGAATAAATATCTAGATAATGAACTAATCTTAGGGGGTGTTAGTTGACttcatcaattttatttatattaagcTTTGTTGTTATTCTTTAGACAATCTCcaataattcaatatattt
This Brassica napus cultivar Da-Ae chromosome C6, Da-Ae, whole genome shotgun sequence DNA region includes the following protein-coding sequences:
- the LOC106433657 gene encoding YTH domain-containing protein ECT1-like isoform X1, with amino-acid sequence MTSHVPKPPREPTEDMVKNLKVDPLAKVAASSTSMKNQSEPYYETLETYQGLPCPYGGYYGFYYPSVDGSLGEAKDNGYYGYGTDVQYPVMQGENGSLIYMMPGFQSYDVSPTYMPISPAGVSSQALNSPMYAAQGYYQNQYGYGNVSSPTYLWDPVGDNYVYGVASNNQSMKQNISSSSSHNYSNYYSKSKTSFTGHGMGGRPKTPQKSSYAPLPPHNQERGGPLKKKYGASDRDETEKLKARNKENGSSMSENVQEDGECESCLLDGEGKGRSNGVGSVIKRDQYNLPSFQSKYEEAMFFVIKSYSEDDIHKSIKYNVWSSTLNGNKKLDSAYQESQKKVAENGGTCPVFLFFSVNASGQFCGVAEMTGRVDNEKSMEFWQQDKWTGYFPVKWHIIKDVPNPQLRHVILENNENKPVTNSRDTQEVRLQQGNEVLNIFKSYAAKTSILDDFDFYENRERVMVQKKLRFNPVLKKQEEDLVADIQTLEISDTVKEGNTDITGTLDSLK
- the LOC106433657 gene encoding YTH domain-containing protein ECT1-like isoform X2; protein product: MVKNLKVDPLAKVAASSTSMKNQSEPYYETLETYQGLPCPYGGYYGFYYPSVDGSLGEAKDNGYYGYGTDVQYPVMQGENGSLIYMMPGFQSYDVSPTYMPISPAGVSSQALNSPMYAAQGYYQNQYGYGNVSSPTYLWDPVGDNYVYGVASNNQSMKQNISSSSSHNYSNYYSKSKTSFTGHGMGGRPKTPQKSSYAPLPPHNQERGGPLKKKYGASDRDETEKLKARNKENGSSMSENVQEDGECESCLLDGEGKGRSNGVGSVIKRDQYNLPSFQSKYEEAMFFVIKSYSEDDIHKSIKYNVWSSTLNGNKKLDSAYQESQKKVAENGGTCPVFLFFSVNASGQFCGVAEMTGRVDNEKSMEFWQQDKWTGYFPVKWHIIKDVPNPQLRHVILENNENKPVTNSRDTQEVRLQQGNEVLNIFKSYAAKTSILDDFDFYENRERVMVQKKLRFNPVLKKQEEDLVADIQTLEISDTVKEGNTDITGTLDSLK